The following are from one region of the Chromobacterium phragmitis genome:
- a CDS encoding succinylglutamate desuccinylase/aspartoacylase family protein — protein sequence MLTHHHALLSPSLGSQRTLTSFHFGQAGRGEKVHIQASLHADELPGMLVAWHLKQRLRQLEEDGAILGEIAVLPAVNPIGLNQNQSSRLLGRFELMSGQNFNRHYQPLAEAVFAAVRGQLGPDAKANTRLIRAAMRAELARQRPQTELQSLRHALHSMACDADIMLDLHCDSRADLHLYTGTPLWDQCEPLARYLGACATLLAEDSGDYPFDEACSQPWWQLRELAARAGLAAPIEMACLAVTVELRGECDVDHEYAAKDAEAIIDFLQHRGVIAGDAPEAPPLRHPATPLAGSEDLLAPHAGVVVYRAAAGSLLSPGDLVADVIDPLTDAVSQVCTERGGVLYATSDRPYATAGLGIARVAGDTAFKSGKLLTA from the coding sequence ATGCTCACCCATCACCACGCCCTGCTGTCGCCCAGCCTGGGCAGCCAGCGCACGCTGACCAGCTTTCACTTCGGCCAGGCCGGCCGCGGCGAGAAAGTCCATATCCAGGCCAGCCTGCACGCCGACGAGCTGCCTGGCATGCTGGTAGCCTGGCACCTGAAGCAGCGGCTGCGCCAATTGGAGGAGGATGGCGCCATACTGGGCGAAATCGCGGTGCTGCCGGCGGTCAATCCCATCGGCCTGAACCAGAACCAGAGCAGCAGGCTGCTGGGCCGCTTCGAGCTGATGAGCGGGCAGAACTTCAACCGCCACTACCAGCCGCTGGCGGAGGCGGTGTTCGCCGCCGTGCGCGGCCAGCTGGGGCCTGACGCCAAGGCCAATACCCGGCTGATCCGCGCGGCGATGCGCGCCGAGCTGGCCCGCCAGCGGCCGCAAACCGAGCTGCAATCGCTGCGCCACGCGCTGCACAGCATGGCCTGCGACGCCGACATCATGCTGGACCTGCACTGCGACAGCCGCGCCGACCTGCACCTGTACACCGGCACCCCGCTATGGGACCAATGCGAGCCGCTGGCCCGTTATCTGGGCGCCTGCGCCACCCTGCTGGCCGAGGATTCCGGCGACTACCCCTTCGATGAAGCCTGCAGCCAGCCGTGGTGGCAGCTGCGCGAGCTGGCCGCCCGCGCCGGGCTGGCCGCGCCGATCGAAATGGCCTGTCTGGCGGTGACGGTGGAGCTGCGCGGCGAATGCGACGTAGACCACGAATACGCGGCCAAGGATGCCGAGGCCATCATCGATTTCCTGCAACATCGCGGCGTGATCGCAGGCGACGCGCCGGAGGCGCCGCCGCTGCGCCATCCTGCCACGCCGCTGGCCGGGTCGGAAGATCTGCTGGCGCCGCACGCCGGCGTAGTGGTGTACCGCGCGGCCGCCGGCAGCCTGCTCAGCCCGGGCGACCTGGTGGCCGACGTGATCGACCCCCTGACCGACGCCGTCAGCCAGGTGTGCACCGAACGCGGCGGCGTGCTGTACGCCACCAGCGACCGTCCCTACGCCACCGCCGGCCTGGGCATCGCCCGCGTGGCCGGCGACACCGCGTTCAAGAGCGGCAAACTGCTCACTGCCTGA
- a CDS encoding inhibitor of vertebrate lysozyme family protein — protein sequence MKTLAPLLLSLSILLPSAPVQAASAASAPAAKSAEAVFAELARQPDRQAAWMSMLAGAKDAPEWLREARATSAPYHSATIAGKRYLAGEMCKPHDCAYNRFYGLFSADKRRAAGLLVTVADVPEAMEQPAKHASYRWLGKPDKSQRAYLMKQLKQDPNWK from the coding sequence ATGAAAACCCTGGCCCCCCTGCTGTTGTCCCTATCCATCCTGCTGCCGTCCGCGCCGGTTCAGGCCGCTTCCGCGGCCTCCGCGCCGGCGGCCAAATCGGCCGAGGCGGTGTTCGCCGAGCTGGCCCGCCAGCCCGATCGCCAGGCGGCCTGGATGAGCATGCTGGCCGGCGCCAAGGACGCGCCGGAATGGCTGCGCGAGGCCCGCGCCACCAGCGCTCCCTACCATTCGGCCACCATCGCCGGCAAACGCTACCTGGCCGGCGAAATGTGCAAGCCGCACGATTGCGCCTACAACCGCTTCTACGGCCTGTTCAGCGCCGACAAGCGCCGCGCCGCGGGCCTCTTGGTGACGGTGGCCGACGTGCCGGAAGCGATGGAGCAGCCGGCCAAACACGCCAGCTATCGCTGGCTGGGCAAGCCGGACAAGAGCCAGCGCGCCTATCTGATGAAACAACTGAAACAGGATCCGAACTGGAAATGA
- a CDS encoding ABC transporter permease, translating to MMDIIQQYWRAFLWSDGYHLSGLAVTMWLLVLSIAFGFVVSIPLAVARVSKVKWLARAVWLYTYVFRGTPLYVQLIFFYSGMYSLDVVREVGFLNHFFREGYNCTILAFALNTCAYTTEIFAGAIKATPYGEIEAGRAYGMSKFTLYRRVIIPSALRRALPAYSNEVILMLHATTVAFTATVPDILKVARDVNAATYDSFNAFGLAALLYLCITFILVGLFRKAEARWLAYLRPTKS from the coding sequence ATGATGGACATCATCCAGCAATACTGGCGGGCCTTCCTGTGGAGCGACGGCTACCACCTGTCCGGCCTGGCTGTTACCATGTGGCTGTTGGTGCTATCGATAGCTTTCGGCTTCGTGGTGTCCATTCCGCTGGCGGTGGCGCGCGTGTCCAAGGTCAAGTGGCTGGCGCGCGCGGTGTGGTTGTACACCTATGTGTTCCGCGGCACCCCGCTTTACGTGCAGCTGATCTTCTTCTACAGCGGCATGTACAGCCTGGACGTGGTGAGGGAAGTGGGGTTTCTCAACCACTTCTTCCGCGAAGGTTACAACTGCACCATCCTGGCGTTCGCGCTCAATACCTGCGCCTACACCACCGAGATTTTCGCCGGCGCGATCAAGGCGACGCCCTACGGCGAGATCGAGGCCGGGCGCGCTTACGGCATGAGCAAGTTCACGTTGTACCGCCGGGTGATCATCCCGTCGGCGCTGCGGCGGGCGCTGCCGGCGTACAGCAACGAGGTGATCCTGATGCTGCACGCAACCACTGTGGCCTTCACCGCCACGGTGCCGGACATCCTGAAGGTCGCGCGCGACGTCAATGCCGCCACATACGACTCCTTCAACGCGTTCGGCCTGGCCGCCTTGCTGTATCTGTGCATCACCTTTATTCTGGTCGGCCTGTTCCGCAAGGCTGAAGCCCGCTGGCTCGCTTACCTGCGTCCGACCAAGAGCTGA
- a CDS encoding putative hemolysin, with protein MKTLKPLLAALPALLLAACAQNPAPQPQAVGMANPASVNCVNQGGKLLPQKDAAGNEYALCRLPDGREVEEWALFRSQRPAQ; from the coding sequence ATGAAAACGCTGAAACCCCTTCTCGCCGCGCTGCCGGCGCTGCTGCTGGCCGCCTGCGCGCAAAACCCGGCCCCGCAGCCGCAAGCTGTCGGCATGGCCAACCCCGCCTCGGTCAACTGCGTGAATCAGGGCGGCAAGCTGCTGCCGCAGAAAGACGCCGCCGGCAACGAATACGCCTTGTGCCGGCTGCCCGATGGCCGCGAAGTGGAGGAATGGGCGCTGTTCCGCTCGCAGCGGCCGGCCCAGTAA
- a CDS encoding ABC transporter substrate-binding protein produces MKKALAALAVGLMATSLGVYAKDWKEVRFGVDASYAPFEYKAPNGQVVGFDVDLGNEICKRLKAKCVWVENDFDGMIPALKAKKFDGVLSSMSMTEARMKEIAFSAKLFNTPTRMVAKAGSGLMPTPASLKGKRVGVEQGTIQEAYAKKHWAPAGVEVVPYQNQTLVLADLAAGRLDASLQDAVQADIGFLKKPEGKGFAFAGKDLVDPQTLGEGAGIGMRKEDKDLKAAIDKAIADMLKDGTYKKLEKKYFSFDVYGG; encoded by the coding sequence ATGAAGAAGGCACTTGCTGCGCTGGCTGTCGGCCTGATGGCTACGTCCCTGGGGGTTTACGCCAAGGATTGGAAGGAAGTCCGTTTCGGCGTGGACGCGAGTTACGCGCCGTTTGAATACAAGGCGCCGAATGGCCAGGTCGTCGGCTTCGACGTGGACCTGGGCAATGAGATTTGCAAGCGCCTGAAGGCCAAGTGCGTCTGGGTGGAGAACGATTTCGACGGCATGATCCCGGCGCTGAAAGCCAAGAAGTTCGACGGCGTGTTGTCGTCGATGTCGATGACCGAGGCCCGGATGAAGGAGATCGCCTTCTCCGCCAAGCTGTTCAACACTCCGACCCGCATGGTGGCCAAGGCCGGCTCGGGCCTGATGCCGACCCCGGCTTCGCTGAAGGGCAAGCGCGTGGGCGTGGAGCAGGGCACCATCCAGGAAGCCTACGCCAAGAAGCACTGGGCGCCGGCCGGCGTGGAAGTGGTGCCGTACCAGAACCAGACCCTGGTGCTGGCCGACCTGGCCGCTGGCCGCCTGGACGCGTCCTTGCAGGACGCGGTGCAAGCCGACATCGGCTTCCTGAAAAAACCTGAGGGCAAGGGCTTCGCCTTCGCCGGCAAGGACCTGGTGGATCCGCAAACTCTGGGCGAAGGCGCCGGCATCGGCATGCGCAAGGAGGACAAGGATCTGAAGGCCGCCATCGACAAGGCCATCGCCGACATGCTGAAGGACGGCACCTACAAGAAGCTCGAGAAGAAATATTTCTCCTTCGACGTGTACGGCGGCTGA
- a CDS encoding ABC transporter ATP-binding protein: MDKLNISNIHKSYGEHEVLKGISLQAKAGDVISIIGSSGSGKSTFLRCINFLEKPNEGSIALNGEEIRLSRNKQGELVPADQKQLQAMRTKLAMVFQHFNLWGHMTVLENVIEAPVHVLGIPRDEAIARAKKYLAKVGLDERAQAKYPAHLSGGQQQRVAIARALTMEPEVMLFDEPTSALDPELVGEVLKVMQALAEEGRTMIVVTHEMGFARNVSNHVMFLHQGRVEEEGHPDEVFGNTRSERLKAFLSGSLK; the protein is encoded by the coding sequence ATGGACAAGCTGAACATCAGCAATATTCACAAGAGCTACGGCGAACACGAAGTCTTGAAGGGCATCTCGCTGCAAGCCAAGGCCGGCGACGTGATCAGCATCATCGGCTCGTCCGGCTCCGGCAAGAGCACCTTCCTACGCTGCATCAACTTCTTGGAAAAGCCCAACGAAGGCAGCATCGCGCTCAACGGCGAGGAAATCCGCCTGTCGCGCAACAAGCAGGGCGAACTGGTGCCGGCCGACCAGAAGCAGCTGCAGGCCATGCGAACCAAACTGGCCATGGTGTTCCAGCACTTCAATCTGTGGGGCCACATGACGGTGCTGGAAAACGTCATCGAGGCGCCGGTGCACGTGTTGGGCATTCCGCGCGACGAAGCCATCGCCCGCGCCAAGAAATACCTGGCCAAGGTCGGGCTGGACGAACGCGCCCAAGCCAAGTACCCGGCCCACTTGTCCGGCGGCCAGCAGCAACGCGTGGCGATAGCCCGCGCGCTGACGATGGAGCCGGAGGTGATGCTGTTCGACGAGCCGACCTCGGCGCTGGACCCGGAGCTGGTGGGCGAAGTGCTGAAGGTGATGCAGGCGCTGGCCGAAGAAGGCCGCACCATGATCGTGGTCACCCACGAGATGGGCTTCGCCCGCAACGTGTCCAACCACGTGATGTTCCTGCACCAGGGGCGCGTGGAGGAAGAGGGCCACCCGGACGAGGTGTTCGGCAACACCAGGAGCGAACGCCTGAAGGCATTCCTGTCCGGTAGTCTAAAATAG
- a CDS encoding ABC transporter permease, with protein MFLDGFGPIIWQGTLVTLELSVLSLLLAFVIGLFGAGAKLSHNPVLGGISTVYTTLVRGVPDLVLMLLIFYSLQIGMNKITESLHLEQIDLDPFVSGIVTLGFIYGAYFTETLRGAFLSVPKGQIEAGIAYGMNGWQVFHRVQFPQMMRFALPGISNNWQVMLKATALVSIIGLADVVKASVDAGKSTYKVFFFTLVAGAIYLLLTTLSNFVLAWLERRYSSGVREAEL; from the coding sequence ATGTTTCTGGATGGATTCGGTCCCATCATTTGGCAGGGGACCCTGGTGACGCTGGAGCTGTCGGTGCTGTCGCTGCTGCTCGCCTTCGTCATCGGCCTCTTCGGCGCCGGCGCCAAGCTCTCGCACAATCCCGTGCTGGGCGGGATTTCCACGGTCTACACCACGCTGGTGCGCGGCGTGCCCGACCTGGTGCTGATGCTGCTGATCTTCTACAGCCTGCAGATAGGCATGAACAAAATCACCGAGTCGCTGCACCTCGAGCAGATCGACCTCGATCCCTTCGTGTCCGGCATCGTCACGCTGGGCTTCATCTACGGCGCCTATTTCACCGAGACGCTGCGCGGCGCCTTCCTGTCGGTGCCCAAGGGGCAGATCGAGGCCGGCATCGCCTACGGCATGAACGGCTGGCAGGTCTTCCACCGCGTGCAGTTTCCGCAAATGATGCGCTTCGCGCTGCCGGGCATTTCCAACAACTGGCAGGTGATGCTGAAGGCCACCGCCCTGGTGTCCATCATCGGCCTGGCCGATGTGGTGAAGGCCTCGGTGGACGCCGGCAAGAGCACGTACAAGGTGTTCTTCTTCACGCTGGTGGCCGGCGCCATCTACTTGCTGCTCACCACGCTGTCCAACTTCGTGCTGGCCTGGCTGGAGCGCCGCTATTCGTCAGGCGTGCGGGAGGCGGAGCTATGA